The Amylolactobacillus amylophilus DSM 20533 = JCM 1125 genome contains a region encoding:
- a CDS encoding sugar ABC transporter permease — protein sequence MAHKSTTHTRSGQKRRNSIWINALTVVLGIVWILPVIWIILTSLRGEGGAFVQYFVPKSFTFQNYITLFQNPDYPFLQWFLNTLLVSSVTCVISTLITISMAYSLSRLRFRFRGPFLKIALVLNMFPGFMSMIAIYYILKAVNLNQSLIALILVYSSGAALGFYIAKGFFDTIPMALDESAMIDGATKFQIFTKITLPLSKPIIVYTALMSFMGPWMDFIFAKVILGDATHKYTTAIGLYSMMTKTTANSLFMTFTAGCVVIAIPITILFIFMQRYYVEGITSGAVKG from the coding sequence ATGGCACACAAAAGCACAACACATACAAGATCCGGGCAGAAACGCCGTAACAGTATTTGGATTAATGCATTAACTGTGGTGCTTGGGATTGTCTGGATCCTACCAGTTATTTGGATTATTCTGACTAGTTTACGTGGAGAGGGTGGTGCGTTCGTTCAATATTTCGTTCCGAAATCGTTCACTTTCCAAAACTATATTACTTTGTTCCAAAACCCTGACTATCCATTTCTCCAGTGGTTCCTTAATACACTACTCGTATCCTCTGTGACGTGTGTGATCTCTACATTAATTACAATTTCGATGGCGTACTCATTATCAAGATTACGCTTCCGATTTAGAGGACCATTCCTAAAGATTGCGCTGGTTTTAAATATGTTCCCGGGCTTCATGAGTATGATTGCCATTTATTATATTTTAAAAGCTGTCAACTTAAATCAAAGTCTAATTGCACTAATTCTAGTCTACTCTAGTGGTGCCGCGCTTGGTTTCTATATTGCTAAAGGATTCTTCGATACTATTCCGATGGCATTAGATGAATCGGCAATGATTGATGGTGCGACGAAGTTCCAGATTTTCACTAAAATTACGCTCCCATTGTCGAAGCCAATAATTGTCTATACAGCATTGATGTCGTTCATGGGTCCTTGGATGGACTTCATCTTTGCAAAAGTTATCCTTGGTGATGCAACCCACAAGTATACTACCGCTATTGGTCTATATTCGATGATGACCAAGACAACGGCAAATAGTCTTTTCATGACGTTTACTGCAGGGTGTGTAGTGATTGCGATTCCAATTACGATTTTGTTCATCTTCATGCAACGCTATTATGTTGAGGGAATTACAAGCGGTGCTGTTAAAGGATAA
- a CDS encoding ABC transporter ATP-binding protein yields MVQIDLEHIYKEYPKSDHYAVMDFDLHIKDKEFIVFVGPSGCGKSTTLRMIAGLEDISKGDLKINGEVVNDLPSKDRDIAMVFQSYALYPHISVYENMAFGLRLRKYSKAEIDKRVDEAAEILGLTEFLSRRPADLSGGQRQRVALGRAIVRDAPIFLMDEPLSNLDAKLRVSMRAEIAKLHQRLNTTTIYVTHDQTEAMTMADRVVVMSVGKIQQVGTPAEIYDNPKNQFVASFIGSPSMNFFDVTYENGRIHNDKGIDLAVPEGRAKILDRNGYEGKHVVFGIRPEDIHTENAFLTSWPKQIVNARVVVSELLGATSQLYAEMGDEEFVATVDARDFHNPGDEVTMGFDINKGHFFDVDTTEAIK; encoded by the coding sequence ATGGTACAAATTGATTTAGAACATATTTATAAAGAATATCCAAAATCGGACCATTATGCGGTAATGGATTTCGACTTACATATTAAAGATAAGGAATTTATTGTATTCGTTGGACCATCGGGCTGCGGTAAAAGTACAACTTTACGGATGATTGCAGGACTGGAAGATATTTCTAAGGGCGATTTGAAAATTAATGGCGAAGTGGTTAATGATCTTCCGTCTAAGGATCGTGATATTGCCATGGTCTTCCAAAGTTATGCGCTGTATCCACATATTTCGGTTTATGAAAATATGGCTTTTGGCCTTAGATTAAGAAAGTATAGCAAGGCGGAAATTGATAAGCGTGTAGATGAAGCTGCAGAAATACTTGGTTTAACTGAATTTCTCAGCAGAAGACCGGCGGACTTATCCGGTGGACAACGTCAACGTGTTGCCCTTGGGCGAGCGATTGTCCGGGATGCCCCAATCTTTCTAATGGACGAACCGCTCTCTAACTTGGATGCCAAGTTACGTGTTTCCATGCGTGCTGAAATTGCAAAACTACATCAACGGTTAAATACCACGACGATCTACGTAACTCACGATCAAACTGAGGCTATGACAATGGCCGATCGAGTTGTTGTTATGTCCGTAGGTAAGATTCAACAAGTTGGTACACCGGCAGAAATTTATGACAATCCTAAGAACCAATTTGTTGCTAGCTTTATTGGCTCACCATCGATGAACTTCTTTGATGTCACATACGAAAACGGAAGAATTCATAACGATAAAGGAATAGATCTAGCGGTACCAGAAGGTAGAGCCAAGATTCTAGATAGAAATGGGTACGAAGGCAAACATGTGGTTTTTGGCATTCGTCCTGAAGATATTCACACTGAGAATGCATTCTTAACAAGCTGGCCCAAACAGATTGTGAATGCGAGGGTAGTTGTATCTGAGCTTCTTGGAGCTACGAGTCAACTTTATGCGGAGATGGGTGACGAGGAGTTTGTTGCTACAGTTGATGCAAGGGATTTTCATAATCCAGGTGATGAGGTAACGATGGGCTTTGATATCAATAAGGGCCATTTCTTCGATGTCGATACTACGGAAGCAATTAAGTAA
- a CDS encoding type II toxin-antitoxin system PemK/MazF family toxin encodes MYKPPQGDIIWLNFSPVVGSEMRGTHPALVVSSNHYNMKTNYVIVCPITSGGNNFSGYIPLNNYSIHGMVNSNS; translated from the coding sequence ATGTATAAGCCTCCTCAGGGAGATATAATCTGGCTAAACTTTTCACCTGTAGTTGGATCTGAGATGCGCGGTACACATCCAGCCCTAGTTGTGTCATCAAATCATTATAATATGAAGACAAATTACGTGATTGTTTGCCCAATAACTTCTGGTGGTAATAACTTCTCAGGATATATACCATTGAATAATTATTCAATCCACGGTATGGTAAACTCAAATTCATAG
- a CDS encoding ABC transporter ATP-binding protein — protein sequence MKLLGLYLKKYWSNVTVATGAMVVIAFATLWQPKLLQNMIDAILQNDKQTVYELGIQLMGLAVLGIIAGIVNTIFSAKASQSIAADMRELAYRKIQTFSYGNIQKFSASNLVVRLTNDINQVQMVVMSLLQQLTRIPVLFIGSFILAIAVMPSLWWVIIAMLVLIVTTAMVSFTKMGKFFGQMQEMMEKNNTLARENLMGMRVVKSFVQEQEQIDKFSEASDEMTDVTIKIGNLFSILIPSFFLVGNMAVAVVVLLVGNMVTKDPGVLGASQAFISYLMQILFAVVMGGFMMTGASRAFVSLARLKEIYDEEPELTYPDVASIDLAASVEFEHVSFQYPNDDKKVLDDISFTVEPGEMIGVVGATGSGKSTLAQLIPRLYDPTEGVIKVGGHDLKTVNEESLRRTISFVLQRSTMFSGTISHNLRQGKPDATVDEMRWAAGVAQSAEFIEKLEHQYDAEVEERSANFSGGQKQRLSITRGVIAKPKILIMDDSTSALDAKSEKLVQEALDRELAGTTTFVIAEKISSIVKADKILVLDQGKLVGIGTHRELRQTNATYQEIYATQKALEEV from the coding sequence ATGAAACTACTAGGGTTATATTTAAAGAAGTATTGGTCCAATGTTACAGTAGCAACTGGTGCGATGGTTGTCATCGCCTTTGCCACGCTCTGGCAACCGAAACTGTTACAGAACATGATTGATGCTATCTTGCAAAATGACAAGCAGACCGTCTACGAACTGGGTATTCAGTTAATGGGACTCGCAGTCCTAGGAATTATTGCCGGAATAGTCAACACGATTTTCTCGGCCAAGGCTTCGCAATCAATCGCGGCCGACATGCGAGAACTTGCCTACCGCAAGATTCAGACGTTCTCGTATGGTAATATTCAGAAGTTCTCTGCCTCGAACCTGGTGGTTAGGCTGACGAACGATATTAACCAAGTTCAAATGGTTGTGATGAGTCTCTTGCAACAACTCACACGAATTCCCGTTCTTTTCATCGGGTCATTTATCCTCGCAATTGCGGTTATGCCAAGCCTTTGGTGGGTGATTATCGCGATGCTGGTACTAATCGTGACTACTGCCATGGTTAGCTTCACCAAAATGGGTAAGTTCTTCGGCCAGATGCAAGAAATGATGGAGAAGAATAATACACTAGCGCGGGAGAACCTCATGGGGATGCGCGTGGTGAAGTCATTCGTGCAGGAGCAGGAGCAGATCGACAAGTTCTCTGAAGCGTCCGACGAGATGACGGATGTCACAATCAAGATTGGGAATCTCTTCTCTATCTTGATACCGAGCTTCTTCTTGGTGGGGAATATGGCTGTTGCTGTGGTCGTCCTCCTGGTAGGAAATATGGTGACCAAGGATCCCGGCGTGCTAGGAGCATCACAAGCCTTCATCAGCTATCTCATGCAGATTCTCTTTGCTGTGGTGATGGGTGGCTTCATGATGACCGGTGCCTCGCGGGCATTCGTCTCGCTGGCTCGTCTAAAGGAGATTTATGATGAGGAGCCCGAGCTGACTTATCCGGACGTTGCATCCATTGATTTGGCTGCATCTGTCGAATTTGAGCACGTCTCGTTCCAATATCCAAATGATGACAAAAAAGTTTTGGATGACATTTCGTTTACGGTCGAACCCGGAGAGATGATTGGTGTCGTTGGTGCAACAGGCTCCGGGAAATCCACGCTAGCCCAACTAATTCCAAGATTATATGATCCAACAGAGGGAGTCATCAAGGTTGGTGGCCATGATCTGAAGACGGTTAACGAAGAATCACTGCGCAGGACTATTTCGTTTGTTCTCCAACGGTCAACGATGTTCTCGGGGACGATATCTCATAACTTACGCCAGGGTAAACCGGATGCAACTGTGGATGAAATGCGCTGGGCTGCTGGGGTGGCTCAGTCCGCTGAATTCATTGAGAAACTGGAGCACCAATACGATGCTGAGGTTGAGGAACGTTCCGCAAACTTCTCCGGTGGTCAGAAACAACGTCTATCCATCACACGTGGGGTGATTGCTAAACCGAAAATCCTGATTATGGACGATTCAACCAGCGCGCTCGATGCAAAGTCGGAGAAGTTGGTTCAGGAGGCACTCGACCGGGAGCTTGCTGGCACCACCACTTTCGTTATTGCGGAGAAGATTTCTTCTATTGTGAAGGCTGATAAGATTCTCGTCCTTGATCAGGGGAAACTGGTTGGAATCGGAACACACCGTGAACTACGACAGACGAATGCAACTTATCAGGAGATATATGCAACACAGAAGGCATTAGAGGAGGTGTAG
- a CDS encoding ABC transporter ATP-binding protein, producing the protein MKDLKSAGKFYYHYLSKYWKGMTVVLLLTIISTYLQVQAPVFMGEAFTKLTEYLQAWANPATHAAASKAGFYDALIKLVAFYVANAIAMLISSIVIARIAGKSTGTMRVGLFRKMQRLRISYFDTHSDGDILARYTSDLDNIFNAMNQALYEVMFSFTLFVGMVWMMFRQNVTLAWITIATTPIAVIVAFVVIKNAQKFVNRQQDDIGKMNGYINEQITGQKIIITNGLQEDSIAGFVQHNNQVKQTTYKGQIWSGILYPLMQGMALLNTAVVIFWGSWYVMNGKMSLAVGLGLIVIFVQYAQQYYQPIISLTSLYTMIQLSITGARRINEVREEPDEVKPTAGVPFSEIKEKINLTDIHFSYNPGKEILHGVNIEVDKGQMVALVGPTGSGKTTVMNLLNRFYDVDSGSITFDGQNIQDMDLDSLRGNVGIVLQDPQLFTGTIGENIKFGKPDASQEEIEAAAKQANIHDFIVSLPDGYETRIDDENSLFSAGQKQLMSIARTIITNPKLLILDEATSNVDTVTEAQIQAAMDNVIAGRTSFVIAHRLKTILNADKIVVLRNGEVIEEGSHKQLLDEQGFYYELYHNQMVFE; encoded by the coding sequence ATGAAGGACTTAAAGAGTGCAGGCAAATTTTATTACCATTATTTAAGTAAGTATTGGAAGGGCATGACAGTTGTCTTGCTCCTTACCATTATTTCGACATATCTTCAGGTGCAGGCGCCCGTATTTATGGGTGAAGCTTTCACTAAGTTGACCGAGTATCTGCAGGCTTGGGCGAATCCCGCGACCCACGCCGCTGCCTCAAAGGCCGGATTCTATGATGCATTGATTAAGCTAGTAGCGTTTTACGTTGCAAACGCAATTGCGATGTTGATTAGCTCCATTGTGATTGCCCGAATTGCTGGTAAATCAACTGGAACGATGCGTGTGGGTCTTTTCCGCAAAATGCAACGGTTACGGATTAGCTACTTCGATACCCATTCTGACGGGGACATTCTCGCACGCTACACTAGCGACCTCGACAATATTTTCAATGCGATGAACCAGGCTTTATATGAAGTGATGTTCAGTTTCACTCTGTTCGTCGGTATGGTCTGGATGATGTTCAGGCAGAACGTGACGCTAGCATGGATTACCATTGCAACAACGCCGATAGCGGTTATTGTGGCTTTCGTGGTAATCAAAAACGCGCAAAAGTTCGTTAACCGGCAACAAGATGATATTGGTAAGATGAATGGTTACATCAACGAGCAAATCACGGGGCAGAAGATCATCATCACGAACGGCCTACAGGAAGATTCAATTGCGGGCTTCGTGCAGCACAATAATCAGGTCAAACAGACAACCTACAAGGGTCAGATTTGGTCCGGTATCTTGTATCCACTGATGCAAGGGATGGCGCTTTTGAACACCGCGGTCGTGATCTTCTGGGGTTCGTGGTATGTGATGAATGGCAAAATGAGCTTGGCCGTTGGCCTTGGACTAATTGTTATCTTCGTTCAATATGCACAACAATATTACCAACCAATCATCAGTTTGACGTCGTTATACACCATGATCCAGCTTTCGATTACGGGGGCACGGCGGATTAATGAGGTGAGAGAAGAACCTGATGAGGTTAAGCCAACTGCTGGTGTGCCATTTAGTGAGATTAAGGAGAAGATTAACCTGACTGACATCCACTTTAGCTACAATCCTGGTAAGGAAATCTTGCATGGGGTGAACATCGAAGTTGATAAGGGCCAGATGGTCGCACTTGTCGGACCAACGGGCTCTGGGAAGACGACGGTCATGAACTTGCTTAATCGCTTCTATGATGTGGATTCTGGCTCCATCACATTTGATGGGCAGAATATCCAAGACATGGATCTTGATTCTCTAAGAGGTAATGTGGGAATTGTACTGCAAGATCCACAGCTCTTCACAGGTACAATCGGTGAGAACATTAAGTTTGGTAAGCCTGATGCTAGCCAGGAAGAGATTGAGGCTGCTGCGAAGCAGGCAAACATTCATGACTTTATTGTGAGCTTACCTGATGGCTACGAGACCCGAATTGATGATGAGAATTCGTTATTCTCAGCTGGCCAGAAGCAGTTGATGTCAATTGCCAGAACTATCATTACAAATCCGAAGCTGTTGATTCTGGATGAGGCCACCAGTAACGTGGATACGGTGACTGAAGCGCAGATTCAGGCGGCGATGGACAACGTAATTGCGGGCCGAACAAGTTTCGTGATTGCCCACAGATTAAAAACCATTCTGAATGCCGATAAGATAGTGGTGTTGAGGAATGGCGAAGTCATTGAGGAAGGTAGTCATAAGCAGCTACTGGATGAACAGGGCTTCTATTACGAGTTGTATCACAATCAGATGGTCTTTGAATAA
- a CDS encoding DUF2712 domain-containing protein: protein MVKKKRVLLLLGGTLALFLSLAGTVYASNDSISFKFTVSPWQQNGKAAGGRYRQTTHPENPWKVKLNSSSEGSGTITRFWLEDASANNVSTSVDATQGLGPYYTNALTTASQKTVWLTGENNNYNGVTYSVAGVWDEETWN from the coding sequence TTGGTTAAAAAGAAAAGGGTATTATTACTATTGGGTGGTACATTAGCGTTGTTCCTTAGTCTTGCAGGAACAGTTTATGCCTCTAACGATTCGATCAGTTTTAAATTTACGGTTAGTCCATGGCAACAAAATGGAAAAGCTGCTGGAGGTAGATACCGACAAACTACCCACCCAGAAAACCCGTGGAAAGTTAAGCTCAACTCAAGTTCGGAGGGTTCAGGTACCATAACTAGATTCTGGCTAGAGGATGCTAGCGCGAATAATGTGTCAACTTCGGTTGATGCGACGCAAGGACTTGGTCCTTATTATACCAATGCATTAACTACTGCAAGCCAAAAAACAGTATGGTTAACCGGAGAGAATAATAATTATAATGGCGTTACTTATTCTGTGGCTGGTGTTTGGGATGAGGAAACATGGAATTGA
- a CDS encoding DUF2705 family protein, which produces MVNKRRLLVIAAGIGVFAYLWQLAIRASTMNDLYAGIIFNANLNFDFIQYFLFAVATLGFMGVGETFGRNFGIYVLVRNRSTFKMFLQFLWKAIKYTTFFEFTKVLVFGVVLVITSGKFDFADVGSFFYLLVMNYLFLLNIVAFEMFMEILVDSKIAIYATQVFLLGSIFVADTINRLSNYQSFGVLILLNSTMNNRMELLKDSAASVYVLAPIVQIFFFSIMCLFCVFKFRRKDWI; this is translated from the coding sequence ATGGTGAATAAACGAAGACTGTTAGTCATTGCTGCTGGAATCGGAGTATTTGCTTATTTATGGCAGTTAGCAATTCGTGCCAGTACAATGAATGATTTATACGCAGGTATTATTTTTAATGCCAATTTAAATTTTGACTTTATCCAATATTTTCTTTTTGCTGTTGCCACTTTGGGATTCATGGGTGTAGGTGAAACCTTTGGCAGGAACTTTGGAATTTATGTACTTGTCCGTAATCGGTCAACCTTTAAAATGTTTCTACAATTTCTCTGGAAAGCAATTAAGTACACTACTTTCTTTGAATTCACTAAAGTGCTAGTTTTCGGAGTGGTACTGGTCATCACTTCGGGGAAATTTGACTTTGCAGATGTTGGTAGCTTCTTCTATCTACTAGTTATGAATTATCTGTTCTTGTTGAACATTGTTGCGTTCGAGATGTTTATGGAAATTTTAGTTGATAGCAAGATTGCAATCTATGCTACCCAAGTATTCTTGCTCGGTTCAATCTTTGTTGCAGATACAATCAATCGCCTTAGTAATTACCAAAGTTTCGGTGTATTGATTCTGCTAAATTCTACGATGAATAATCGCATGGAACTACTGAAAGATAGTGCAGCAAGTGTATATGTACTCGCACCAATAGTTCAAATATTTTTCTTTTCAATAATGTGTCTTTTCTGCGTCTTTAAGTTTCGCCGAAAAGACTGGATATAA
- a CDS encoding ABC transporter ATP-binding protein, which produces MPQINFTNYTKVIKKKTILDDITFQFDSGKIYGLHGRNGSGKTMILRAISGLIFPTSGSVQVGDQVIHKDVDFPAETGVIIEHTDLLPQYTAFDNLKMLSRINNVASDDDINSALLAVGLEGHEKEKVKSFSLGMRQKLSIAQAIFEHPKLLLLDEPTNALDQETIRDVRQILLGLKQDGATIIIASHNKEDLDVLADEILLIHDERINIA; this is translated from the coding sequence ATGCCACAGATAAATTTCACAAATTATACCAAAGTAATCAAGAAGAAAACCATCCTAGACGATATCACCTTCCAGTTTGACTCGGGTAAAATATACGGTCTCCACGGGCGTAATGGATCGGGGAAGACGATGATTCTGCGGGCAATCTCCGGCTTAATTTTCCCCACTAGCGGCAGTGTACAGGTGGGCGACCAAGTGATCCACAAGGATGTAGATTTCCCGGCAGAAACGGGGGTAATCATCGAACATACTGACCTGCTGCCACAGTACACGGCTTTTGATAATTTGAAAATGTTGAGCAGGATTAATAATGTCGCAAGCGATGACGATATCAATTCGGCATTATTGGCTGTTGGCCTCGAGGGTCACGAAAAAGAGAAAGTTAAGAGTTTCTCACTTGGGATGCGGCAGAAGCTCAGCATCGCACAGGCGATTTTCGAACACCCAAAGCTATTGTTGTTGGACGAGCCAACTAATGCATTGGATCAAGAGACCATCCGTGATGTACGGCAAATTTTACTGGGATTAAAGCAAGACGGCGCAACAATTATCATCGCTAGCCACAATAAGGAAGACCTTGATGTGTTAGCTGATGAAATACTGTTAATTCACGATGAACGAATTAACATAGCTTAG